GCGAGAGAAACGGGAGAACCGCATGCGAGCTTTAGAGGAGCGGGTGTCCTATTGCGAGAAGAATCATGGCAACGAATTGATTCACAATTGTATGCTCACCGTGGAGACTGTTAGACGGGAAAATGAGCTTCTTCTAGCTCGACAAGAACACCTTCGTCGTCTCTTCCAGGGCTGGGAGGCCCAGGGCAATGGCGCGGCGGGGGCACGTCTAGCACTTTCTTCAACGTATATGGCCTCCGACCCTCTACCAGCACCGACGACACCGATTTGTAGCCCGGGCAGTGAGACAGTCTTGGTCGATCCCGAGATGCACACCATGTCTGGCTGGTCCGGCAATGGTATAGAATCTGCACATCTCGGGTCAACTACCGATGGTCTCACAACTACATCGATGCCTAGCACGTGGCCCGTGGGGTCTGACACTCAAAGCCCACCCTCGCCAATTATTGAGCTTGGGCTGGTGCCCAATATGCACTCCACCCCCGGCCCAGACACGTGCCCGTTGATGACCCCTAAGGAATATACCTATATCACCGCTAATACTCGTTGGGATGGGTGGCTAGCGGTGTCGGAGGCCATCGCCAAGCTACCACTTCTATCGACTCCCTTTGAGCTGCTACATGGCTCCAGGCATAACTGGCTAGCAGACCAGATCAACCGATTGCTTAGACGGATGAGCCTCCGAGAGCCCGACCGTTTAGCATACAGCTGGATCATGTATTCTTTTGTTAAATGGCGGGCCAACCCTTCCCCTCTTGCATATGCCAACATGCCAAATTTCATACAACCTGTGGCGGGGCAAGTACGGCAAGATCAACATGCTGATTTGGTTTTCTTCCTGTGGCCACAACTACGGCTGAACGTGCTGGAGAATTGGAATACCATCGATATTATAGAACTCTATAGATATGCCATCAGCGCCTGTAGAGTGCGGTGGCCGTCGTCCCAGAGTATTTGGGACTGGgatgacaacaacaacatgtTTGTGAAGCCTGAATTCTTTCAGACCTTCATGGACCGGAGTGGCTGGGGGTTAACATCGGTCTTCATCGATAAATACCCGCAGTTGATGAAGGGGATGGATGTGGAACACATCCGATACGACATTCCGTAGATCCGTCCATTGTTACAATTTGGTTGGAAGCGGACATGATGATTATACACGATGACTTTAATAATGAAAGGGATACTCCCGTTTGTCAGATTGCGCTCTCAGAGAAACCATCCATTTTCTCGAGGCGGATTCGTCGCAATCAGATTCCAGTATCCTGTTGGTCGATTGGCCATGGTTGGTTCACTCTTATGCACGGCACTGAATCAGCGTCGTatccttttctttgagaCTTGACCGCCTCATATATTGACGCATAATAATTGGTTCAGCTGCGCCAGTTTGTGAGAGCGCTGAATCAGCGTGGGGGTACATTTTGAGCTCTGGTTTGACAAAGCCTCTGAATATATTTCTGTTTTCCAGGTGATGGCCAGTCCCATTGTTTATATCGCTAATTCCTAAGTACATATCGGTCAGCACGGATATATTCTGTCTTACGTGAGGTTTTATAGTTCGTGGATCGCTTATTTGTTAATTTGTCTTAGCCGTTCTTTGTCTCCAAGTCTACTCCTTCATATAGCTCTTACTACAACTAATTTCCTTCCCAAGACATGCTCATCTTCCGTATAATTCATCCACGAACAACCATACTCTGTGATGGTGAGATAGGTCTGTATATTCGAAAGACAAATTACTACAAGGAATATGGAACGTGAAGTCCAACATGCCCCCCTTGCCAGGGCTATTACACTTTCCCTCCATAGAGTACTGCATTCCCAGTGTCATACTAGTCCCTTCACGCTCCTTTGCTGGCCAAAAGCCAGACCGTAACACTGCACGAGTGGCACATCAACTTTGCCATTAGCGTCATAGATGCACTAAGCTAATCTACTTTCCAATTCGCCCCTTGATACCCAGTCCTTCCTCCCTGGAAAGTATATTCATCGCAGAGGTTATATTAAAACAAGGCCAATGCGCCTTCATCCACTCTGGCTCATCCCTGCGACATTCAAGGTGCGAGACAAACCTAATTCTTTCCAAGAGTTCATCTGGGGTTAGATTCGGCGAACTCCGTACAATCTGTTTGGATACTATCGCCTCGACGGAGCGGTAAGATACTCTCTTTGTATATCGAGCGTTATTCCAGTCGGATAAGTCAACCGAGATAGATGCAGAGATAATTATACCCGACAAAGCAGGATGATCCATCCTTTATTGTCTGTCTCAGGTTCACGCCACCGCCATACTGCTCGGAAGTCCAAAGCTCCGTGAGGCTTTTGTTATAGCTGGTGATCTGATATAGCCATTCCTGGATTTGCATTGTCACCGTCTCTCGGGTAGCACCTGGCCGTACTTCCGATGATTGTACTGGGAGGAGTTGTCACTTTCCATGGTTCAAGATCGTTAGGGCATATGTGGCGTCAGATAGGATGCGGTCATCCACGGAATGGCGGAAGGATTTCCCCGGACTATCAAGCTTGACAAAGCTCCTCTGCTCTAGCCCTTGTACCGGCACCAAGCGGTTTCCAGATCCGATGCTCTGTTACTGTTCTTATCAAGTCCACCTGTCAGAGATAGGGCTACTTGGAATCCGGAATAGTACAGAACACGTGATGTGGGTGGTAAGTAATCATAGAGCGAAATTAGATTAGAATCATGCTTTACTCTCGCTACATCTTATCTAGTCTTCAAGGTTTCGGCTTTAGTTTTTTCCTTTGAAAGACCGTTTCAATTTCCCTAGTAGTCTGCTAAGATCAGTAACTGTTTTTATTGAGACACTAAATCTGGATTTTAGAAGAAATAGTCTTACCGCCTAGAAACTAACTAGCCGCGGTGAAGATAATttatagagagagagaaatgaatCACACCCGAATACAGCCCCTATCCGGGGCTGTTCTAGGGTCATCAATGGCAGTTTAGTATACTGAGCAGCTCTCATGAGCAATTGTGTTACAAAAATGCGTATGTGTTGTAGTGGGGTGATGCTTACTATCCCCTCCATTACATATACATTAGGCAGATAAGTTACTAAAGTTAGTTAAATTAGAcattttttctattcttctatCGGCTGCACCAGCTGATAGAGTGGGAATGCATAGTAAGACAACGTGACCCACGA
This Aspergillus flavus chromosome 1, complete sequence DNA region includes the following protein-coding sequences:
- a CDS encoding uncharacterized protein (domain of unknown function-domain containing protein): MDHGAGHDSATLLYSGHPPVRSSNLPPGQLTMSSTRHNASATSSERKRLRDRRAQQNLREKRENRMRALEERVSYCEKNHGNELIHNCMLTVETVRRENELLLARQEHLRRLFQGWEAQGNGAAGARLALSSTYMASDPLPAPTTPICSPGSETVLVDPEMHTMSGWSGNGIESAHLGSTTDGLTTTSMPSTWPVGSDTQSPPSPIIELGLVPNMHSTPGPDTCPLMTPKEYTYITANTRWDGWLAVSEAIAKLPLLSTPFELLHGSRHNWLADQINRLLRRMSLREPDRLAYSWIMYSFVKWRANPSPLAYANMPNFIQPVAGQVRQDQHADLVFFLWPQLRLNVLENWNTIDIIELYRYAISACRVRWPSSQSIWDWDDNNNMFVKPEFFQTFMDRSGWGLTSVFIDKYPQLMKGMDVEHIRYDIP